From a single Amphiprion ocellaris isolate individual 3 ecotype Okinawa chromosome 18, ASM2253959v1, whole genome shotgun sequence genomic region:
- the lipf gene encoding gastric triacylglycerol lipase isoform X1, with amino-acid sequence MLCVVVCVLFLSALVLGGPTDTQRRSDVRRQQLDPEVHMNISEIIWRWGYPAEEHQVLTEDGYILTVNRIPHGLKQTAGSRPAILLQHGLLAAGSNWITNPPNCSLGYVLADAGYDVWMGNSRGNTWSRKHRRLSPLEEEFWRFSHDEMALKDLPAVVDYILKVTQQQQIFYIGHSQGTTIAFIAFSTLPELASKIKLFLGLAPVATVAFTSSPMTKLSFLPDALIWDLFGRRDFLPQSHMIEWFAEHVCEKHSELCGNLFFLLCGFDEKNLNMTRTPVYTTHCPAGTSVQNMVHWAQAVHGGKLTAFDFGPAGNMEHYNQSVPPQYHVQDMKVPTALFSGGQDTLADPKDVALLLTQVSNLVFHQHIKHWEHLDFIWGLDAPEQMFPSILKLLQEHR; translated from the exons atgttgtgtgttgtggtgtgtgtgttgtttctctCGGCTCTCGTCCTCGGCGGTCCGACCGACACTCAGCGACGCTCTGATGTACGACGGCAGCAGCTAGACCCTGAAGTGCACATGAACATC tCGGAGATCATCTGGAGGTGGGGCTACCCGGCTGAGGAGCACCAGGTCCTGACGGAGGACGGCTACATCCTGACGGTGAACCGGATCCCTCATGGACTGAAGCAGACTGCAG GTTCGAGGCCTGCCATCTTGCTCCAACATGGCCTCCTGGCGGCCGGGTCCAACTGGATCACCAACCCGCCCAACTGCAGTCTGGGATACGTGCTGGCCGACGCCGGATACGATGTCTGGATGGGAAACAGCCGCGGAAACACCTGGTCCAGGAAACACCGAAGACTAAGCCCCCTGGAGGAAGAGTTCTGGAGGTTCAG CCATGATGAGATGGCCCTGAAGGACCTTCCAGCGGTGGTGGACTACATCCTGAAGGtgacgcagcagcagcagatcttCTATATCGGACATTCGCAGGGAACCACCATCG CATTCATAGCGTTCTCTACGCTGCCAGAACTGGCCAGTAAGATCAAGCTGTTCTTGGGTTTGGCTCCCGTAGCAACTGTTGCCTTCACCAGCAGCCCCATGACCAAACTGTCCTTCCTGCCTGACGCCCTTATATGG GACCTGTTTGGGAGGCGGGACTTCCTACCTCAGAGTCACATGATCGAGTGGTTTGCGGAACACGTGTGTGAGAAACACAGCGAGTTGTGTGGAAACCTGTTCTTCCTTCTCTGCGGCTTCGACGAGAAAAACCTCAACATG ACTCGGACTCCGGTCTACACGACCCACTGTCCAGCCGGGACCTCCGTCCAGAACATGGTCCACTGGGCTCAG GCGGTTCATGGAGGGAAACTGACAGCGTTTGACTTTGGACCTGCAGGGAACATGGAACACTACAACCAG TCCGTCCCCCCCCAGTACCACGTCCAGGACATGAAGGTTCCCACTGCCCTGTTCTCAGGGGGACAGGATACGTTGGCGGACCCTAAAGACGTGGCACTCCTCCTCACCCAG gtgtcCAACCTGGTCTTCCATCAGCACATCAAACACTGGGAACATCTGGACTTCATCTGGGGGCTGGATGCTCCTGAGCAGATGTTTCCCTCCatcctgaagctgctgcaggagcATCGCTAG
- the lipf gene encoding gastric triacylglycerol lipase isoform X2, which produces MALKDLPAVVDYILKVTQQQQIFYIGHSQGTTIAFIAFSTLPELASKIKLFLGLAPVATVAFTSSPMTKLSFLPDALIWDLFGRRDFLPQSHMIEWFAEHVCEKHSELCGNLFFLLCGFDEKNLNMTRTPVYTTHCPAGTSVQNMVHWAQAVHGGKLTAFDFGPAGNMEHYNQSVPPQYHVQDMKVPTALFSGGQDTLADPKDVALLLTQVSNLVFHQHIKHWEHLDFIWGLDAPEQMFPSILKLLQEHR; this is translated from the exons ATGGCCCTGAAGGACCTTCCAGCGGTGGTGGACTACATCCTGAAGGtgacgcagcagcagcagatcttCTATATCGGACATTCGCAGGGAACCACCATCG CATTCATAGCGTTCTCTACGCTGCCAGAACTGGCCAGTAAGATCAAGCTGTTCTTGGGTTTGGCTCCCGTAGCAACTGTTGCCTTCACCAGCAGCCCCATGACCAAACTGTCCTTCCTGCCTGACGCCCTTATATGG GACCTGTTTGGGAGGCGGGACTTCCTACCTCAGAGTCACATGATCGAGTGGTTTGCGGAACACGTGTGTGAGAAACACAGCGAGTTGTGTGGAAACCTGTTCTTCCTTCTCTGCGGCTTCGACGAGAAAAACCTCAACATG ACTCGGACTCCGGTCTACACGACCCACTGTCCAGCCGGGACCTCCGTCCAGAACATGGTCCACTGGGCTCAG GCGGTTCATGGAGGGAAACTGACAGCGTTTGACTTTGGACCTGCAGGGAACATGGAACACTACAACCAG TCCGTCCCCCCCCAGTACCACGTCCAGGACATGAAGGTTCCCACTGCCCTGTTCTCAGGGGGACAGGATACGTTGGCGGACCCTAAAGACGTGGCACTCCTCCTCACCCAG gtgtcCAACCTGGTCTTCCATCAGCACATCAAACACTGGGAACATCTGGACTTCATCTGGGGGCTGGATGCTCCTGAGCAGATGTTTCCCTCCatcctgaagctgctgcaggagcATCGCTAG